From Mycobacterium lacus, one genomic window encodes:
- a CDS encoding transglycosylase domain-containing protein — translation MGRHSGADDGGERPAPGQRRHVPPDDRLTAIIPPVTDDRSLPHADPIEAVKAALDAPAAPASAPPQRDPLEHGRATLDSPPAPRRERPGGGRRPPGGPPPADPSGPRAGGALGPRPNWRWARQVNWKWVRRALYLTMAMVVLLPIVTFTMAYFIVDVPRPGDIRTNQVSTILASDGSEIAKIVPPEGNRIDVNLNQVPVYVRQAVIAAEDRGFYTNPGFSFSGFARAVNNNLFGGGDLQGGSTITQQYVKNALVGSAQHGWSGLMRKAKELVIATKMAGEWSKDDVLQAYLNIIYFGRGAYGISAASKAYFDKPVEQLTVSEGALLAALIRRPSTLDPAVDPEGAVARWNWVLDGMVETKALSPADRAAQEFPKTVPPDQARAQNQTSGPNGLIERQVTKELLELFNIDERTLNTQGLQVTTTIDPQAQQAAEKAVAKYLDGQDPDMRAAVVSIDPHNGAVKAYYGGSNAQGFDFAQAGLQTGSSFKVFALVAALEQGIGLGYQVDSSPLTVDGIKITNVEGESCGTCNLAEALKMSLNTSYYRLMLKLKGGPQAVADAAHQAGVAESFPGVAHTLSEDGKGGPPNNGIVLGQYQTRVIDMASAYATLAASGIYHRPHFVQKVVNAEGQVLFDAGAAANAGDQRIPKAVADNVTAAMQPIAGYSRGHSLAGGRQSAAKTGTTQLGDTTSNKDAWMVGYTPSLSTAVWVGTVRGDEPLETASGAAIYGSGLPSDIWKATMDGALKGTQDETFPKPTEIGGYAGVPAAPPPPPAPPPPSETVIQPTVEIAPGITIPVGPPTTITLAPPPPGPSATPTDAPTPPP, via the coding sequence GTGGGCAGGCATTCCGGCGCCGACGACGGCGGCGAACGACCGGCGCCGGGCCAGCGTCGTCACGTTCCTCCCGACGACCGACTAACCGCGATCATCCCGCCCGTCACCGACGACCGGTCGCTACCGCACGCGGACCCCATCGAGGCGGTCAAGGCCGCCCTAGACGCTCCCGCTGCTCCCGCGTCGGCGCCGCCACAGCGCGACCCGCTCGAGCACGGCAGGGCCACGCTGGACAGCCCGCCTGCCCCGCGGCGTGAGCGGCCGGGCGGCGGACGGCGCCCACCCGGCGGACCTCCTCCTGCGGACCCCTCTGGGCCGCGCGCGGGCGGGGCACTCGGGCCCAGGCCGAATTGGCGCTGGGCCCGGCAGGTGAACTGGAAATGGGTGCGACGCGCGCTGTACCTCACCATGGCGATGGTGGTGCTGCTGCCGATCGTCACCTTCACGATGGCCTACTTCATCGTCGATGTCCCCAGGCCGGGCGACATCCGCACCAACCAGGTCTCGACGATCCTGGCCAGCGACGGCTCCGAGATCGCCAAAATTGTTCCACCCGAAGGCAATCGGATCGACGTCAACCTCAACCAAGTGCCGGTTTATGTGCGCCAGGCGGTGATCGCCGCCGAGGACCGTGGGTTCTACACCAACCCGGGGTTCTCGTTCAGCGGCTTCGCGCGGGCGGTGAACAACAATCTGTTCGGCGGTGGCGACTTGCAGGGTGGTTCGACGATCACCCAGCAGTACGTCAAGAACGCACTGGTTGGTTCCGCCCAACACGGGTGGAGCGGCCTGATGCGCAAGGCCAAGGAATTGGTCATCGCGACGAAGATGGCGGGGGAGTGGTCCAAAGACGATGTGCTACAGGCCTATCTGAACATCATCTACTTCGGACGGGGCGCCTACGGGATTTCGGCGGCGTCCAAGGCGTATTTCGACAAGCCCGTCGAACAGCTCACCGTGTCCGAAGGGGCACTGCTGGCCGCGTTGATCCGGCGGCCGTCCACGCTGGATCCGGCCGTCGATCCGGAAGGCGCCGTAGCGCGCTGGAATTGGGTGCTCGACGGCATGGTGGAAACCAAGGCGCTGTCTCCGGCCGACCGTGCGGCACAAGAGTTTCCGAAGACCGTGCCGCCGGATCAGGCTCGCGCGCAGAACCAGACCAGCGGCCCCAACGGGCTGATCGAGCGGCAGGTCACCAAGGAACTGCTGGAGCTGTTCAACATCGACGAGCGGACCCTGAACACGCAGGGGCTGCAGGTCACCACCACCATCGATCCGCAGGCTCAGCAGGCGGCGGAGAAGGCGGTGGCGAAATATCTTGACGGACAAGACCCCGACATGCGCGCGGCGGTGGTTTCGATCGACCCGCACAACGGAGCGGTGAAGGCCTATTACGGCGGATCGAATGCCCAGGGCTTCGATTTCGCCCAGGCCGGGCTGCAAACCGGATCGTCGTTCAAGGTGTTTGCCCTCGTTGCCGCGCTCGAGCAGGGGATCGGCCTGGGCTACCAGGTGGACAGCTCACCGCTCACGGTCGACGGCATCAAGATCACCAACGTCGAGGGCGAAAGCTGCGGCACCTGCAACCTCGCCGAGGCGCTCAAGATGTCGCTGAACACCTCCTATTACCGGCTGATGCTCAAGCTCAAGGGTGGGCCGCAGGCCGTCGCGGACGCCGCGCATCAGGCCGGCGTTGCGGAAAGCTTTCCCGGTGTCGCGCACACGCTTTCCGAGGACGGCAAGGGCGGACCGCCCAACAACGGGATCGTGTTGGGCCAGTACCAAACCCGAGTGATCGACATGGCGTCGGCGTACGCGACGCTGGCCGCGTCCGGCATCTATCACCGGCCGCACTTCGTCCAGAAGGTCGTCAACGCCGAAGGGCAGGTACTCTTCGACGCCGGCGCCGCGGCCAACGCCGGTGACCAGCGCATCCCCAAGGCCGTCGCCGACAACGTCACCGCTGCCATGCAGCCGATCGCCGGCTATTCGCGTGGCCACAGCCTGGCCGGCGGGCGGCAGTCGGCGGCCAAGACCGGCACCACCCAGTTGGGCGACACCACCTCGAACAAGGACGCCTGGATGGTCGGGTACACGCCGTCGCTGTCGACGGCTGTGTGGGTGGGCACCGTCAGGGGCGACGAGCCGCTGGAAACCGCCTCGGGCGCAGCGATTTACGGGTCCGGTCTGCCATCGGACATCTGGAAGGCGACCATGGATGGTGCGTTGAAGGGCACCCAGGACGAGACCTTCCCGAAGCCTACAGAAATCGGCGGGTACGCGGGCGTGCCCGCCGCACCGCCGCCCCCGCCGGCGCCGCCCCCGCCGTCGGAAACCGTCATCCAGCCCACGGTCGAAATCGCGCCGGGGATCACCATTCCCGTCGGCCCGCCCACCACCATCACCCTGGCGCCACCGCCGCCGGGGCCGTCCGCCACGCCCACCGACGCTCCCACGCCGCCGCCGTGA
- a CDS encoding DUF5318 family protein gives MRLQRQVVDYALRRRSLLAEVYSGRTGVSEVCDANPYLLRAAKFHGKQSQAICPICRKEQLTLVSWVFGEHLGAVSGSARTAEELIMLAARFPEFAVHVVEVCRTCSWNHLVKSYVLGAARPANPPRGSGETRTARNGARTASE, from the coding sequence GTGCGACTGCAGCGACAGGTGGTGGATTACGCCCTTCGGCGGCGCTCACTGCTGGCCGAGGTGTACTCGGGACGCACCGGGGTGTCCGAGGTGTGTGACGCCAATCCCTATCTGCTGCGCGCCGCCAAGTTTCACGGGAAACAAAGCCAGGCGATCTGCCCGATCTGCCGCAAGGAGCAGCTCACGTTGGTGTCGTGGGTCTTCGGCGAGCACCTGGGTGCGGTTTCCGGATCGGCGCGCACCGCCGAAGAGCTGATCATGCTGGCGGCCCGGTTCCCGGAATTCGCCGTCCACGTGGTGGAGGTGTGCCGAACCTGCAGCTGGAACCACCTGGTCAAGTCGTATGTCCTCGGCGCGGCACGTCCAGCGAACCCCCCTAGGGGGTCCGGCGAGACGCGGACGGCGCGCAACGGCGCCCGCACGGCCAGTGAATAA
- a CDS encoding DUF1707 SHOCT-like domain-containing protein produces the protein MAKWLGAPLARGGTTTTRAKDSDRQDACQILDNALGDGELTMEEHRERVSSATKAVTLGDLQRLVDDLQSGSTPAQVPALKSGAKRRGLGMLAAAFVVSVLLGVGIGWGLYGNTTSPLDFTTDPGAKPDGVAAVVLTPPKQLQSLGGLTGLLEQTRKRFGDTTGYRLVVYPDYASLDRQDPKDDRRVLNYTYRGGWGDPSSSAKSSVDGALVDLSKFDVKTAVAILRGAPETLGIKQPDVKTQYLIVEPATDPTAPGALSLTLYVSSDYGGGYIEFAGDGTVKQVNYPS, from the coding sequence GTGGCGAAATGGCTGGGCGCACCGCTTGCCCGCGGAGGAACGACAACAACCCGCGCCAAAGACAGCGACCGTCAAGACGCGTGCCAGATTCTCGATAACGCCCTGGGCGACGGCGAACTCACGATGGAGGAGCACCGGGAACGGGTCAGCTCGGCCACCAAGGCCGTGACACTGGGCGATTTGCAGCGTCTGGTGGACGATCTGCAGTCGGGGAGCACCCCCGCCCAGGTGCCGGCGCTCAAATCGGGAGCCAAGCGCCGCGGCTTGGGCATGCTGGCCGCCGCCTTCGTCGTGTCCGTGCTGCTCGGGGTTGGCATCGGCTGGGGCCTGTACGGCAACACGACGTCGCCGCTGGATTTCACGACGGACCCGGGAGCCAAGCCCGACGGCGTCGCGGCCGTCGTGCTGACCCCGCCCAAGCAGCTGCAATCCCTCGGTGGCCTCACCGGACTGCTGGAACAAACCCGCAAGCGCTTCGGCGACACCACGGGCTACCGACTGGTGGTCTACCCGGACTACGCGTCGCTGGATCGCCAAGACCCCAAGGACGACCGCCGCGTCCTCAACTACACCTACCGCGGCGGCTGGGGCGATCCGAGTAGCTCCGCCAAGAGCAGTGTCGACGGCGCCCTCGTCGACCTCAGCAAGTTCGACGTCAAGACCGCGGTGGCCATTCTGCGGGGCGCCCCAGAAACCCTCGGCATCAAACAGCCCGACGTCAAGACCCAATATCTGATCGTCGAGCCGGCGACCGACCCGACCGCGCCGGGGGCGTTGTCGCTGACGCTGTACGTCTCGAGCGATTACGGCGGTGGCTACATCGAGTTCGCGGGCGACGGCACCGTCAAACAGGTGAACTACCCGTCCTGA
- a CDS encoding PadR family transcriptional regulator translates to MLELAILGLLIESPMHGYELRKRLTGLLGAFRAFSYGSLYPALRRMQNEGLIAENAAPAGTPVRRARRVYQLTDEGRRRFAELVADTGPHNYTDDGFGVHLAFFNRTPAEARMRILEGRRRQVEERREGLREAVARASSSFDRYTRQLHQLGLESSEREVKWLNELIAAERAAEQ, encoded by the coding sequence GTGCTGGAGCTCGCCATCCTGGGTCTCCTGATCGAATCGCCAATGCATGGTTACGAGTTGCGCAAACGGCTGACCGGCCTGCTCGGCGCGTTCCGGGCATTTTCGTACGGGTCGTTGTACCCAGCCCTCCGGCGCATGCAAAACGAGGGGTTGATTGCCGAGAACGCCGCCCCCGCGGGGACCCCGGTGCGGCGTGCCCGGCGGGTCTACCAACTCACCGACGAGGGCCGCCGGCGCTTCGCTGAGCTGGTGGCCGACACCGGCCCGCACAACTACACCGACGACGGCTTCGGGGTGCACCTGGCGTTTTTCAACCGCACTCCGGCCGAGGCGCGGATGCGGATCCTGGAAGGCCGTCGTCGTCAGGTCGAGGAACGCCGGGAAGGCCTGCGCGAAGCGGTGGCGCGGGCCAGTAGCTCGTTCGACCGCTACACCCGGCAATTGCATCAACTCGGGCTCGAGTCCAGTGAACGCGAAGTCAAGTGGCTCAACGAGCTCATCGCTGCGGAACGGGCAGCCGAACAGTAG
- a CDS encoding inositol-3-phosphate synthase, with amino-acid sequence MSEHKPLGAPGAQPEVRVAIVGVGNCASSLVQGVEYYQNADEASTVPGLMHVRFGAYHVRDVKFVAAFDVDAKKVGFDLSDAIFASENNTIKIADVAPTNVVVQRGPTLDGIGKYYADTIELSDAEPVDVVQVLKDAEVDVLVSYLPVGSEEADKFYAQCAIDAGVAFVNALPVFIASDPVWAKKFADAGVPIVGDDIKSQVGATITHRVMAKLFEDRGVQLDRTMQLNVGGNMDFLNMLERERLESKKISKTQAVTSNVHREFNAKDVHIGPSDHVGWLDDRKWAYVRLEGRAFGDVPLNLEYKLEVWDSPNSAGVIIDAVRAAKIAKDRGIGGPVIPASAYLMKSPPEQMPDDLARAQLEEFIVEG; translated from the coding sequence ATGAGTGAGCACAAGCCGTTAGGGGCGCCGGGGGCGCAGCCTGAGGTACGAGTCGCCATTGTCGGTGTCGGCAACTGCGCGTCCTCGCTGGTCCAAGGCGTCGAGTACTACCAGAACGCCGACGAGGCATCGACGGTTCCCGGCCTCATGCACGTGCGGTTCGGCGCGTACCACGTCCGCGACGTCAAGTTCGTGGCGGCGTTCGATGTGGACGCCAAGAAGGTCGGCTTCGACCTGTCGGACGCGATCTTCGCCTCGGAGAACAACACCATCAAAATCGCCGACGTGGCGCCCACCAACGTGGTGGTGCAGCGCGGTCCGACCCTCGACGGCATCGGCAAGTACTACGCCGACACCATCGAATTGTCCGATGCAGAGCCGGTCGACGTGGTCCAGGTGCTGAAGGACGCCGAGGTCGACGTGCTGGTTTCCTACCTGCCGGTGGGCTCCGAGGAGGCCGACAAGTTCTACGCCCAGTGCGCCATCGACGCCGGTGTGGCGTTCGTGAACGCGCTGCCGGTGTTCATCGCCTCCGACCCGGTGTGGGCCAAGAAGTTCGCCGACGCTGGGGTGCCGATCGTTGGTGACGACATCAAGAGTCAGGTCGGCGCCACCATCACCCACCGTGTGATGGCCAAGCTGTTCGAGGACCGCGGCGTGCAGCTGGACCGCACCATGCAGCTCAACGTGGGCGGCAACATGGACTTCCTCAACATGCTCGAGCGGGAGCGGCTGGAGTCCAAGAAGATCTCCAAGACCCAGGCCGTGACGTCGAACGTGCATCGCGAGTTCAACGCCAAGGACGTCCACATCGGCCCGTCCGACCATGTCGGCTGGCTCGACGACCGCAAATGGGCCTACGTGCGGCTGGAAGGCCGGGCGTTTGGCGACGTGCCGCTGAACCTGGAGTACAAGCTCGAGGTGTGGGACTCGCCGAACTCGGCGGGCGTCATCATCGACGCGGTGCGGGCGGCGAAGATCGCCAAGGACCGCGGCATCGGCGGCCCAGTGATCCCGGCGTCGGCCTACCTGATGAAGAGCCCGCCGGAGCAAATGCCCGACGACCTGGCTCGCGCCCAGCTCGAAGAGTTCATCGTCGAGGGGTAG
- a CDS encoding alpha/beta fold hydrolase, whose product MTGISDDELSGLTEFDLLAENAEQAGVTGPLPTVERVGAGAISALRWGGSAPRVVFLHGGGQNAHTWDTVIVGLGEPALAVDLPGHGHSAWREDGDYSPQHNADTLAPVLRELAPSAECVVGMSLGGLTALRLGAVAPELVDELVLIDVTPSALQRHAEMTADQRGTVALMHGEREFPSFQAMLDLTIAAAPHREVKALRRGVFHNSRRLDNGNWTWRYDAIRAFPDFASLWADVDALSAPVTLVRGGNSGFVSDQDVAELARRATHFRGTHVVEDSGHSVQSDQPRVLVDILRGVLAGC is encoded by the coding sequence GTGACCGGCATCTCCGACGACGAACTGAGCGGACTGACCGAGTTCGATCTGCTGGCCGAGAACGCCGAGCAGGCCGGCGTGACGGGTCCGCTTCCCACAGTTGAGCGCGTCGGGGCGGGCGCCATCAGCGCGCTGCGCTGGGGCGGCTCGGCACCGCGGGTGGTCTTCCTGCACGGCGGTGGCCAGAACGCGCACACCTGGGACACCGTGATCGTCGGCCTTGGTGAGCCGGCGCTGGCGGTGGACCTTCCGGGGCACGGTCATTCCGCCTGGCGCGAGGACGGCGACTACTCGCCGCAGCACAACGCCGACACCCTGGCGCCGGTGCTGCGCGAGCTGGCGCCGAGCGCCGAATGCGTCGTCGGCATGTCGCTAGGCGGGCTGACCGCGTTACGCCTGGGCGCGGTGGCGCCGGAGCTGGTGGACGAACTGGTCCTCATCGACGTCACCCCGTCGGCCTTGCAGCGGCACGCCGAGATGACTGCCGACCAGCGCGGCACGGTGGCTTTGATGCACGGCGAGCGCGAGTTCCCCAGCTTCCAGGCCATGCTGGACCTGACGATCGCAGCAGCACCGCACCGCGAGGTAAAGGCGCTGCGCCGCGGCGTCTTTCACAACTCGCGCCGGCTCGACAACGGCAACTGGACGTGGCGCTACGACGCGATCCGCGCCTTCCCCGACTTCGCCAGTCTGTGGGCCGACGTCGACGCCTTGTCCGCGCCCGTCACGCTCGTGCGCGGCGGCAACTCAGGCTTTGTCAGCGACCAGGACGTTGCTGAACTGGCCCGGCGCGCAACGCATTTCCGTGGGACACACGTCGTCGAAGATTCCGGTCACTCGGTGCAAAGCGACCAGCCTCGGGTGTTGGTCGACATCCTGCGCGGGGTGCTGGCCGGGTGCTGA
- a CDS encoding LLM class F420-dependent oxidoreductase yields MTADRPIRIGVQLQPQHAANYGNIRDAVRRCEDIGVDIAFNWDHFFPLYGDPDGPHFECWTMLGAWAEQTSRIQVGALVTCNSYRNPELLADMARTVDHISDGRLVLGIGSGWKQKDYDEYGYEFGTAGSRLDDLAAALPRIRARLAKLNPAPTRDIPLLIGGAGERKTLRLVAQHADIWHSFTAADALAAKAAVLGRHCADVGRDPATIERSAAVGNRGGLVANAETLVGLGVTLLTVGCDGPDYDLTAAEELCRWRDRSG; encoded by the coding sequence ATGACTGCTGACCGCCCCATTCGTATCGGCGTGCAGCTGCAGCCGCAGCACGCCGCAAACTACGGCAACATCCGCGACGCCGTTCGGCGCTGCGAGGACATCGGCGTCGACATCGCCTTCAACTGGGACCACTTCTTCCCGCTCTACGGCGATCCGGACGGGCCGCATTTCGAATGCTGGACCATGCTCGGGGCCTGGGCCGAGCAGACCTCGCGCATCCAGGTCGGTGCGCTGGTGACCTGCAACTCCTACCGCAATCCGGAGCTGCTGGCCGACATGGCCCGTACCGTCGACCACATTTCCGACGGCCGGCTCGTCCTCGGGATCGGGTCGGGTTGGAAGCAGAAGGACTACGACGAGTACGGCTACGAGTTCGGCACCGCCGGCAGCCGTCTGGACGACCTGGCGGCCGCGCTGCCCCGGATTAGGGCGCGGCTGGCCAAGCTGAACCCGGCACCAACCCGTGACATCCCGCTGCTGATCGGCGGCGCAGGGGAACGCAAGACCCTGCGGCTGGTCGCCCAACACGCCGACATCTGGCACAGCTTCACCGCCGCCGACGCGTTAGCGGCGAAGGCCGCGGTGCTCGGCCGGCACTGCGCCGACGTCGGTCGGGACCCGGCGACCATCGAACGCTCGGCCGCCGTGGGAAATCGCGGCGGGCTGGTCGCCAACGCGGAAACCCTCGTCGGCCTCGGGGTCACGCTGCTCACGGTGGGCTGCGACGGTCCCGATTACGACCTCACCGCCGCGGAAGAACTCTGCAGGTGGCGCGACCGATCGGGTTAG
- a CDS encoding GntR family transcriptional regulator, producing the protein MPKKYGVKEKDQVVSHILNLVLTGKLRSGDRVDRNEIALGLGVSRVPIQEALVQLEHDGIVSTRYHRGAFVERFDEATVLEHHELDGLLNGIASARAAANPTPRILGQLDTIMRSMRASKDSRTFSEFASEYRHTVNDEYAGPRLHATIRASQNLIPRVFWMTYQCSRDDTLPFYEDENAAIHRRDPEAARAACIGRSHLMAQTMLAELCRRGVFVPSEVVSAGAAAFEQTSGGSPSLSEAL; encoded by the coding sequence ATGCCGAAGAAATACGGGGTCAAAGAAAAAGACCAGGTTGTTTCTCACATCCTGAACCTGGTTTTGACCGGCAAGCTGCGCAGCGGCGACCGGGTCGACCGCAACGAAATCGCGCTGGGCTTGGGCGTTAGCCGTGTCCCCATCCAAGAGGCGTTGGTCCAACTCGAACACGACGGCATCGTGTCGACGCGCTACCACCGGGGCGCATTCGTCGAGCGGTTCGACGAAGCCACCGTCCTCGAGCATCACGAGCTTGACGGCCTGCTCAACGGCATCGCCTCCGCCCGCGCAGCCGCCAACCCCACGCCGCGGATCCTTGGGCAACTCGACACGATCATGCGATCGATGCGCGCCTCGAAGGATTCGCGGACTTTTTCCGAATTTGCCAGCGAGTACCGGCACACGGTCAACGACGAATACGCGGGCCCGCGGTTGCACGCCACGATCCGCGCCTCACAAAACCTCATTCCCCGCGTGTTCTGGATGACCTACCAGTGCAGCCGCGACGATACGTTGCCGTTCTACGAGGACGAAAATGCGGCGATCCATCGACGTGATCCGGAAGCGGCGCGGGCCGCCTGCATCGGACGCTCGCACCTGATGGCCCAAACCATGCTGGCCGAACTGTGCCGCCGCGGGGTTTTTGTCCCATCCGAGGTGGTGAGTGCCGGGGCGGCAGCCTTCGAGCAGACGAGCGGTGGTTCTCCGAGCCTGTCGGAGGCGCTCTGA
- a CDS encoding MarR family winged helix-turn-helix transcriptional regulator, protein MEDSGPTAPEVTELAQGLHRALSKLFSILRRGDPNGAAAGELTLAQLSILVTLLDQGPIRMTDLAAHERVRTPTTTVAIRRLEKIGLVKRSRDPSDLRAVLVDITPRGRAVHGESLANRRAALAAMLSQLPPDDLDTLRKALAPLERLASGEPAGCPAADSVARKEA, encoded by the coding sequence ATGGAGGACAGCGGACCCACGGCGCCGGAGGTGACGGAGCTGGCGCAGGGGCTGCATCGCGCGCTGTCCAAGCTCTTTTCGATCCTGCGCCGCGGGGATCCCAACGGAGCGGCGGCCGGTGAGTTGACGCTGGCACAGCTGTCGATCCTGGTCACCTTGCTCGATCAGGGCCCCATCCGGATGACCGACCTGGCCGCGCACGAACGCGTGCGCACTCCCACCACTACCGTGGCGATCCGCCGGCTGGAGAAGATCGGGCTGGTGAAACGCTCGCGTGACCCGTCCGACCTGCGGGCGGTGCTGGTGGACATCACGCCGCGGGGGCGGGCCGTTCATGGCGAGTCGCTGGCCAATCGCCGTGCTGCCCTGGCCGCCATGCTCAGCCAACTCCCCCCCGACGACCTGGACACCCTGAGGAAGGCGCTGGCGCCGCTGGAACGCCTGGCCTCCGGCGAACCGGCCGGCTGCCCGGCAGCGGACTCGGTAGCGCGCAAAGAAGCCTGA